One region of Magnetococcales bacterium genomic DNA includes:
- a CDS encoding DNA cytosine methyltransferase has protein sequence MTLTHFHLFCGIGGGAMGFQQASPRIPGVQGQYRCLGGIDSDPACIRDFSRLTGTPGTVMDLFDREQYTDWHGHEPPAGWREATPADVLRAAGGEYPDVVFTSPPCKGYSGLLPEKSSKTAKYQAMNRLALRGIWLTLEAFADDPPAFVILENVPRIATRGHHLLDQIVGLLRHYGFAAAETVHDCGHLGGLAQSRKRFLLVARHLEKVPAYLYQPVRKPLRTIGEVIGSLPVPIGPQANPMHRVPALSWRTWVRLAMIPPGGDWRSLRDLRVEDGVLRDYAILATPRDDHLGVNRMDDTIGTVTGKSGTTNGAFSIADPRVWSDGKASYQTGGNFGICPWDGAAGSVTGSACHDNGPWSIADPRVALGDKSHGHYGVADMDQPAHAVTGTATHRNGWWSIADPRLFPTPEDRGVFVIRALHGGAWHRPLTTLELAALQGFDLTEPLDGTSDTRWRMAIGNAVPPPAARAVAEVIGRAILLARAGETFVLGSTPIWVRQMAACVGLSQ, from the coding sequence ATGACTCTCACCCACTTCCACCTCTTCTGTGGGATCGGCGGTGGAGCCATGGGCTTCCAGCAGGCCTCCCCGCGCATTCCAGGAGTGCAGGGGCAATACCGCTGCCTGGGCGGGATCGACTCCGATCCGGCCTGCATCAGGGACTTCTCCCGCCTGACCGGCACCCCCGGCACGGTGATGGACCTGTTCGACCGGGAGCAGTACACCGATTGGCACGGCCACGAGCCGCCTGCCGGATGGCGCGAGGCGACACCGGCGGATGTCCTTCGGGCTGCCGGTGGAGAGTACCCGGACGTGGTTTTTACATCGCCGCCGTGTAAGGGGTATTCGGGGTTGCTGCCGGAAAAGTCCAGCAAAACGGCGAAATACCAGGCCATGAATCGGCTGGCCCTGCGCGGGATCTGGCTTACCCTGGAGGCTTTTGCCGACGATCCACCCGCCTTCGTCATCCTCGAAAATGTGCCCCGCATCGCGACCCGGGGCCACCACCTGCTTGACCAAATCGTCGGGCTGCTCCGGCACTACGGCTTCGCCGCAGCGGAGACCGTCCACGATTGCGGCCACCTTGGCGGGCTTGCTCAATCGCGGAAGCGGTTCCTCCTGGTTGCCCGCCACCTGGAGAAGGTGCCGGCTTACCTCTATCAGCCAGTCCGCAAACCGCTGCGGACCATCGGCGAGGTGATTGGCTCGCTGCCGGTACCCATCGGACCCCAGGCCAACCCCATGCACAGGGTGCCGGCGCTGTCGTGGCGCACCTGGGTCCGGCTGGCCATGATTCCGCCCGGTGGGGATTGGCGCTCCCTGCGTGATCTCCGGGTGGAGGATGGGGTGTTGCGGGATTACGCCATCCTGGCCACCCCCAGGGATGACCATCTTGGGGTCAATCGGATGGATGACACCATCGGCACCGTCACCGGCAAATCCGGGACGACCAATGGAGCTTTTTCCATCGCCGACCCCCGCGTCTGGAGTGATGGCAAGGCGTCTTACCAGACCGGCGGCAATTTCGGCATCTGCCCCTGGGATGGCGCGGCGGGATCGGTGACGGGATCCGCCTGCCACGACAACGGCCCGTGGTCTATTGCGGATCCACGGGTGGCGCTGGGCGATAAAAGCCACGGCCATTATGGGGTGGCGGACATGGATCAACCGGCCCACGCCGTCACCGGCACCGCGACCCACCGTAACGGGTGGTGGTCCATCGCCGATCCCAGACTTTTTCCCACCCCGGAAGATCGTGGAGTTTTCGTCATTCGCGCCCTGCACGGCGGCGCATGGCACCGGCCCCTGACCACGCTGGAGCTGGCGGCGCTCCAAGGTTTCGATCTGACGGAGCCGCTTGACGGCACCTCGGACACCAGGTGGCGGATGGCCATTGGCAACGCCGTCCCCCCGCCCGCAGCGCGAGCCGTAGCGGAGGTGATTGGTCGGGCCATCCTGCTCGCGCGGGCTGGGGAGACGTTTGTCCTTGGGTCGACACCCATATGGGTGCGGCAGATGGCGGCTTGCGTGGGGTTATCGCAATGA